One Candidatus Omnitrophota bacterium genomic window, ATTCCTGAACGCGGCCCCGAACCCAACCAACGAACGTCATTGGCGATCTTTATAAGCGATACGGCCAAGGTGTTCAAAGCACCGCTCAATTCCACCAGAGCATCCTGGCCTGCCAGGGCCTCAAATTTATTACGGGCTGTTTTAAAGGGCTTGCCGGTGATCTGCGCGATCTTTTCAGCTGATTTGACGGCAAACTGTGGATGGGTATTAAGCCCGGTCCCGACGGCAGTCCCGCCCAAAGCCAATTCATACAAACGCGGTAAAGCCGCGTCGATGCGCTCCAGACCATTGGTCAATTGCTGGACATAACCGGAAAATTCCTGCCCCAACGTCAGCGGGGTCGCGTCCATCAAATGGGTGCGGCCGATCTTGATGATGTCTTTGAATTCCACGGATTTTTTTTGCAAAGCATCGCGCAATTTTTTGACCATGGGGACCAAACGCCGGTGAATATCTTCCAGCGCGGCGATGTGCATGGCTGTCGGAAAGGTATCATTGGAGGACTGGGCCTTGTTGACATCATCATTGGGATGGATGGGTTTTTTACTGCCCATGACCCCGCCGGCGATCTCAATGGCGCGGTTAGCAATGACTTCATTGGCGTTCATGTTCATCTGGGTGCCGCTGCCGGTCTGCCAGACGACCAAAGGAAAATGCGCGTTAAGCTTGCCTTCAATGATCTCGTCCGCGGCCTGAACGATCAACCTTGCCTTATCCGCGGATAAAAGCCCTAATTCCTGATTGACCAGAGCCGCGGCTTTTTTCAAGATCCCGAAAGCCCGGATGAATTCCGGCGGGAATTGGTCTCCCCCGATCTTGAAATTCTCCAAAGCCCGCTGAGTCTGGGCGCCCCAGTATTTGTCCGCCGGGACCTTCACTTCCCCCATGCTGTCCGTTTCAATGCGAAAACTCATCATCACTCCTACTTGATCGGCATAACACCGGCCAGGTCGCCGATGACATTGGTTAATTCTGAATTGGCAGGCACCACGATCTTGCTATTGTGGGCCAGGGCCTTTTCAACCGCTTCCAATTTACGCAGCACCTGCGCGTTGCCCACGAAATATTTCTGGGCCGCTTCATTGACCAATTGGATGGCCTGGGCTTCGCCCTGGGCCTCCAAAATACGGGCCTGTTTGATGCCTTCGGCTTTCTTGATCTCGGCGCGTTTTTGACCGTCGGCAACGGTCTCGGCGGCAGTGGCATAATCAATGGCCGCGATCTTCTCGTTCTCCGCCTTGACCACCTTATTCATGGTTTCCTGCACGTCCTTGGGCGGATCAATTTCCTTTAATTCCGTGCGCACGATATCCAATCCCCAGTTCGCGGTCTCGCGCCCCAAAATGGTGTGCAATTCCGTATTGATACGGCCGCGTTCGCTGTTGGCGCTTTTAAGGGTCATGGTGCCGATGATATTGCGCAAGGTCGTACGCGCCAGATTGACGATCTGCCATTGATAATTGCCGACATTGTACTGGCAGTTTTTTACATGCTGTTCATCGGGCTTGACCTTGAAATACACCTGCGCGTCAACCTTGGCATTCAGATTGTCGTTGGTGATGATCTCCTGCGTTTCCGCGTCCACCAGCTGTTCGGTGATGTTGATCTGGTACATGTTCTCAACAATGGGGATGATCCAATTAAAACCCGGAGAGGCAAAACGCAGGTATTTACCGAACCGTTCCACCAGACCGCGATGCGTCGGGCGCACGATGCGTATGCCCATGAAGAAAACAATAACGGCGAAAATGATCAAAAAATAAAAATTCTCCATACTTCCCCCTCCCTAACCCTCCCCACAAGGGGGAGGGAACGTCCTAACTGTTTAATAAATAATGCGTCAACAGCCGCACCCCGGCGCCGGTGGCCCCGTGGCCGTAATACATCCGGCAGGGACCCTCGACGTAGGCGCTGCCGGCAATGTCCAGATGCGCCCAGGGCGTGTCATTGGTGAATTGACGGAGGAATTCCGCGGCCGTGCACGCGCCCGCGCCCCGCACCGAACTGGTGTTCTTCAGATCCGCGATGGGCGATTTGATATAATTTTTGAGTTCCGGATAAACAGGCAGGCGCCAGGCGCGGTCATCCGTATCATTGGAAGCCCGCACCAGAGAACGGGCCAGGTCATCATTGTTGGAAAAAAGACCTGAATAATCAAAACCCAAAGCCACCACACAAGCGCCGGTCAGGGTGGCCATGTCGATCATCGTCGCCGGTTTATAATTCTTGACCACATAAGCAAAAGCATCGGCCAGCACCAGGCGGCCTTCGGCATCGGTATTGCCGATCTCAACGCTTTTGCCGGCATAACCGGTGATCACATCCCCCGGTTTGTACGCCCCGGAACCGATGGCGTTTTCGGCAATGCTCAAAACGAACAAAAGGTTTTTCCTGATCCCCAAGGCCAAAACGTTTTTGAGGATACCGCACACAGCGCCCGCGCCGCTCATGTCGATCCTCATGGTCTCAATATGATTGCTGGATTTGAGATTTAAACCGCCGGTGTCAAAGGTCATGCCCTTGCCGATGATGGCGGTGTACGGTTGACCTTTAGGACCGCCGTGGTATTTGACAATGATGAGTTTCGGCTCCTTGCGGCTGCCCTGGTTGACGGCCAGATGAAAATTCAACCCGTGGCGCTTGAGTTCTTTTTCATTAAGGACCTGCAGGGACGCATTCTTCTTTCCCTTGATCAGCCCTCTGACGGTTTTTTCCAAATATTGGGAAGTCACGGTATCGGCATTGTCATTGATCAGATCACGGGTCAGGCGCACGCCTTCGCAAATGGTCACGGCCTGGCGCAGCGCCTTGCTTTCAGGAACAGCAATAATGATGTGCTTATTTTTGAAGGTCTTGTCATCCTTGGGCCTACTCTTGTATTTGTCCCAGACATAGGTGCCGATGCTGATGCCGTCAATAATGGCCTTGACCGTGTTCTCATCAGAGGCGTGGGGCACCACTTCAACGGTCCTGGCGGATTTGATATAAGGCGACAACAGCGCCTTGCGGGTATTGACGCGCACTTCGGTCAACGACAATTTCTGTGTCTTGCCTAAACCGACGAACAAGGACAACCTCTTGCCCTCCAGGATGGGGAAAACTTCCCCTTTCTCCAGTTCTTTTTTCAAACGGGGATGTTTTTGGCCGGCGGTCAGCAAAATGACCGCGGCGTCTTTATTGAATTTTGCTTTGGGGATAAATGAGATCACAAAACGCTCCTTCTCAAATTAGTGTACGGGGGGGCATGCCCCGCCCCTACGTTATCTTTTCTCTAGCGGCACATAATCATGCTTGGGCTCGCCGGTGTAGATCTGGGACGGACGGCCGATCTTGGTGGCGGGGTCTTCGATCATTTCTTTCCAATGCGCGATCCAGCCGGGCATGCGGCCGATGGCGAACATGACCGGGAACATCCTAAGCGGTATGCCGATGGCCCGCAAAATGATGCCGCTGTAAAAATCCACGTTCGGATAAAGCTTGCGCGAAATAAAATATTCATCTTTGAGCGCGGCCTCTTCCAGGCGTTTGGCGATGTCCAAAAGCGGATCATGGATGCCGAGTTTATTGAGAAGTTCGTCGGCCTTTTCTTTGATGATCCTGGCGCGCGGATCAAAATTCTTGTACACGCGGTGGCCGAAACCCATGAGCCGAAAACCACTGGCCTTGTCCTTGGCCCTGGCCACGTATTTGTCCACCCCGCCGCCGTCGGCATGGATGTCCTGGAGCATTTCAATGACCGCCTGGTTGGCCCCGCCGTGCAGAGGCCCCCACAAAGCGCAGATGCCGGCGGAAATGGACGCGTACAAATTTGCGTGGGAAGAGCCCACCAGACGCACCGTTGATGTGGAGCAATTCTGCTCATGGTCGGCGTGCAGGATCAAAAGGACCCGAAGCGCCTGCACGACCTCATCAACGATCTGATAAGATTTGGTGGGTGAAGAGAACATCATGTTCAGAAAGTTGGGAACATATTTCAGGTCATGGCGCGGATAGACGAACGGTTCGCCGATGGACTTTTTATAGGAAAAAGCGGAAATGGTGCGCACCTTGGACAAGAGCTGGACCGCGATGCGGTCAATGTCCCCTTTGTTGGGGTTTTCCTTGATCATGGTGGGGTAATACGCGGACATGGAACAGACCATGGCCGACAGGATGGCCATGGGGTGCGCGCTCGAGGAGAACGCGTTGAAAAAATTCTTCATGTCCTCATGGATCATGGAATGTTCATTGAAAGCGCTGGAAAAAACGTCGACTTCCTTCTGGGTGGGCAAATGACCGTAGATCAAAAGGTAGGCGGTCTCCACAAAGGTGGACTTTTCCGCCAATTGTTCAATGGGAATGCCGCGGTAACGCAGGACCCCTTTGTCTCCGTCCAGATACGTGATGGCGCTCTTGCAGGAGCCCGTATTACCGAAACCCGGGTCCATGGTGATATACCCGGTGGCGGCGCGCAGTTCGGCGATATCAATGGCTTTCTCACCCTCGGTGCCGACAATGACCGGGCAATCCAGCTTTTTCCCGTCGATATTCAAAGAGATCCGTTCAGACATGTCTATCCCCTCCTTAAGGCACGTTATGGACAAACATCATATCATATATTCGGGGTCCAAGACAACCGCTTTGACTAAAAGGTCCACGATCTTCTTGACGGCCTGGCCGCTGTCCTCGTTCTCAACGAGATCCAGATCGATATCAGACGCGTTAAAACGGTTTTCCCCGACATTGACCACAAAGGTGCGGTTAGGATAATTGAGCGTTTTGAGCAACCCCAATTCATGATCATCAATGTCCGTAATGCTGGTGATGAGGACCAGCCCCGCGTCCGTCATCAAATGGGCCAATTCCCCCAATTGCTGCAAATGTTCAAACTTACCCAAAACCTTATCTTTGGAGTCCTGGGAAGCCAAAGCCAGCTGGTTGGAAACGCCGAGAAAATATACAAACTTGCCTAAATTGGACAGCTTTTCCTCAAGGTCCTTGGCAATGCGTTGTTTACCGGCATCAACCTTACCGGTAATGAGGATGAACGCGCTTTTATGTCCGTATTTCCGGGCGCGGTCATCCGGTGTTATCTGACTGCGCTCCCACCCATACTCGCGCTTGCGGATGTGTTCTTTCAATGAAGAATCACTGTCAAAAACAGGAGCCAGAATGATGCCGCCTCCGGCGATCTCGTATTGGTCCACGAGCACAAAACGGCCTGTGGCCGCGATGTCATTGGCAAGGTCAAAGGCCACGGGTTTCATGGCCTCAAAAACGCATTCCCCGACCTCGTGACGGTCCACATAAGATTTCTGGCTGGAGACCAATTCCGCGGCGTTAAGGACATGGAGGATCTGCGAAACAACTACCGGCACTTGCTGGCTGGCGATCTTTAACTTATAGACCTTGCCCTGCACCAGCGGCTGTTTGCCCATCCAGAACACATTGGCCTTGAATTTCTGGCTGACCTGCGGCAATTTTTCCGACGCCTTGACCATGACCTCGCCGGGACGTATGTAAAACTCGGTGTCCATGGTCAGACCCGCGGACTGTCCGGCAAAGGCCTCCTGACGGACAGGACCGTTAAAATATTCCACGGATCTGACGCGGTTCTTTTTTCCCGACGGCCAAAAGACCACCTCATCTCCCGCCCGCACGGTCCCGGACTCGACGCGTCCGGCAATGATACGCCGCTTGTCCCCCTCTTCGGTGAACTTATAAATATCCTGGACCGGCATGCGGAACACCTGCGTGTGCAAAGGGGCCTGTTTTGGAAAACTATCCAGAACTTCCAGAATATTCGGCCCCCTATACCACGGCATGTTCTTTGAGGCAACGGCCACATTGTCGCCGTGAAAAGCCGCGATAGGAATGAAACTCTGGGGCTTCAGGTCGATTTCGTGGAGGAATTTGGTGTAATCGGCCTTGATCTGTTCAAAGACCTTTTGGTCATACTGGACCAGGTCCATTTTGTTGACGCACACGGCCACATTCTTGATCCCCAAAAAACGCATCACATAGCCATGACGCCTGGAATTTTCCTTAATGCCTTCATGGGCATCGATGACCAACAAGGCCGCTTCGGCGCGGGCCGCTCCGCTGATCATATTTTTTAAGAACTCGATATGACCCGGCGCGTCAATGATGATGTAATCACGCTTGGCGGACTTGAAAAAACTGCGGGCCGTGTCAATGGTGATGCCCTGGGCCTGCTCGTCTTTGAGCGCGTCGAGCAAAAAGGCATACTCAAAGGGCTTGGCATTGCGTTCGCATTGCTTTTTGACCGCTTCCACCTTACCCTCGGGCAAGGAACCGGTATCGGCCAAAAGACGGCCGACCAGCGTGCTTTTGCCGTGGTCCACGTGGCCAACGATCACCACATTCATCTGTTCACGTTGAGTATTCATAGTCACCGTCGTAAGGGCGGGTCCTGTCTTCGGTCACCCCCGTCCGTGCTCGCACCAGCTGCGCGCGGCCGGGGGGCCCCCACCTCAGCCACCCGCACCACGCATAACCTTTACATGTATCCTTCTCGCCGTAAGGTTTCCAAACCGCCGTTGTCTTCCTTGTCCTGGGCGCGGCCGGAGCGCTCGGCGATGTTCTTGAACTTGCCTTCCCTTAACTCTTTGACAATATCCGCCACGTTCTTGGCCTTGGAATCCACGGGGAACGAGCATGGATAGCACCCCAGCGATCTGTAGCGTTTGCCATCACCCTGGTCAAAATACAATTTGGTGATGGGAACATTTTCCCGCTCAATGTATTCCCAAATATTCAATTCCGTCCAGTCCAGCAAAGGATGCACACGGATATGCGTGCCCGGCGCGAAATCGGTCTTGAACTGGTTCCACAATTCCGGCGGCTGGTCTCCCACGTCCCAGTCGCTGTTGCGGTCGCGGGGAGAAAAATAGCGTTCTTTGGAACGGCTCCCCTCCTCGTCCGCCCGCGCGCCCACGATGACACCGGTATAGGGTTCAATGTTAGTATCTGTTTCATATTGGCCGGTCTTATGGTTGAGCCGTTTGCGCGGCCAGGCACCGGAAAGCGTGTTTTTAAGCGCGTCGGTCTTCAGGGCCTTGCAGCAGGCGATGCGGTCAATGGCGCCGTCGGGAAATGTCTTTTTGGCTTTGAGCGCTTCGGTGTTCTGGCCTACGATCATGTTCAACTTGAACTTCATGGCCAGTTCATCGCGGTACTGGATCATTTCCGGGATCTTGTAATTGGTATCAATGTGCACCAGCGGAAAGGGCACGTGGCCAAAGAAGGCCTTGCGCGCCAGCCACAAAAGCACGGTCGAGTCCTTGCCGATGGACCAGAGCATGACCAGCGACTTGAACTCGCGATACGCCTCGCGCAAAATATACACGCTCTGCGATTCCAAAGCGTCCAGTTTGTCTATCGTCTTATTCATACCATCACACCTCAAAGGTAGCACCTGCCTTCTCCGAAGAAGGCAGGTGCTACCTTTATTTCTTGTGCAAACCGCATTCCTTCTGTTCCGGCTGTTCCCACCACCAGCGGCCGGCACGGATATCTTCGCCGGGTTTGATGGCCCGGGTGCAGGGCGCACAGCTGATGCTGACAAAACCTTTGGCATGCAAAGGATTGACGTCCACCTTGTTCTTTTTAATGTAATCGCGCACCTGGTCCAAAGACCAATCAACAAGCGGATTGATCTTTATTTTCCCATTGACCTCGTCCCACTCGAAGATCGTGGCTTCCGACCGGGTCAGGGATTGCGAACGCCGCAGGCCCGTGATCCAGGCATCCGCGTTGGACAAAGCCCGGCGCAGGGGCTCCACCTTGCGCACCCCGCAGCATGTCTTGCGGTTCTCAACGCTTTCGTAAAATAAATTGATGCCCTTGGCCGCAACCATTTCTTCAACGGCCTTGGTATCTGGATAATAGATCTTGAACGTCACCTGACTGTACCTTTTTTGCGTCTTGGCTAAAAGGTCATAGGTTTCCTGATAGAGACGGCCGGTGTCCAGGGTAAATATTTCAATGCCCGGCGCCACGCGGGCGATCATGTCCGTAATGACCTGGTCTTCCTCACCCAAACTGGTGGCAAAAACAACCCTGTTGCCAAAGGTCTTGAATGCCCATTGAATGATCCCCTGGGCATCAAGACCCTTGGTCGCGCTGATCAATTCCGGTATTTTCTCTTTAAATGTCATAACTCACCGTTTTTGATTGGCTCATGTGCTTGTTACGTATGTCCTCAAAATTGATGCCTTCCAGGGCATGGTTCACAGATGTCTGCACCTCCTGCCACATGGCATCCATCACATGCCCTTTAGTTTTGGGCACGGCTTCTGAAAAACCAAGACCGCCAAAATGCCTGACGATATCGCTCAATTTAACATCAGCGGGCTTTTTAAGCAAAACATAACCACCGTTTTTACCTCGGATGCTGTCCACATACCCTGACTCTTTCAAATCGATCAAAATGTGCACCAGAAATTTCATGGGGACCTTCTGACGCTTGGCGATCTTTTGGGCCTGCAAAGGTGTGGTGACCGGCCAATGCAAGGCCAGTTCCAGAATGGCGCGGCAGGCATAATCTATTTTAGCGGAGATCTTCATGGCTATTCCCCTTAAATTTCATAATCCGCCATAACACGCCCTATTTTAACATGCTCCCAGGCCCGTTCATGAAAATAATACAGGACCAATTTCGTAAAAAGCTCCACGAATCCAATGGAAAGGGCGATGTGTAATTTATGCGTGATGAGCCAGGAGATCAGGATGGTATCCATGGTCCCGGTCATGCGCCAGGAAGCGGCTTTGGCCATGCTTCGCCATTTCTTGTCTCTGACGATAAGGTTATTTTTCATATAAACCCCCGGAAACTTTTTTAATCATTACTAAGTTAATCATGTAAGTAAGTATATACGATAAAAAAATTTTGTCAACTATTTTTTGACATCAGCTTCTCTATCACCTTGACCGTGCCTGAAGGCATGGGGTATTGAACAAAATCGCGGGACAAAACCCACCGATGGGTCTGATCAGTTCCGGGTAAAGATGCTGTTTCAGCCGCCCATACGGACAATTTCACCCGGAAGGTCGTATAAAAATGCCGCACGTCAAAAAGATGCCGGGCATCTACAATTTTAATTCCCAACTCCTCTTGTATTTCCCGGCTAAGGGCTTCCCGCGCGCTCTCCCCTTTTTCCAACTTACCCCCGGGGAATTCCCACAAGTCTGCGAGCAGTCCTTTGGACGGCCGTTTCTGGATAAAAAATTTGCCCTTGTGACGAATGACCGCGATCACCGTTTCAATGTCCTTGATGATCTTTTGTTTTGGCTTGGGGATGATCTCCTGTTTGCCTTTGGTATAAGCTGAGCAATACGGGCGCACCGGACATAAAAGACACAAGGGCTCTTTGGACCGGCACACCAAGGCGCCCAATTCCATCAGCGCCTGGTTAAAATCACCGACACCCTTGCGGGGCAAAACTTTTTCTAAGAACGCGGTAACTTTTTTATCCTGTTGCGTGTCCGCCTCACCGGGCAAAGCCAAAAGCCGCATCACTACCCGGCGGACATTGGCATCAATGATGGGCAGGCGCGCGTCATAGGCAATGCTTAAAACCGACCCGGTCGTATACGGACCGAACCCGGGCAAGGAACGCACCACGACAGGGTCAGCCGGCAGCTTCCCTCCATGATCGTCCACGACAAGCCCTGCCGCCTTATGGAAATTCTTGGCCCGCGCGTAATATCCAAGCCCCTGCCACGCTTTCAGGACATCGTGGATGTCGGCCCGGGCCAGATCAAATACGGTCGGAAAGGTCTTCAGCCAGCGTTCATAATAGGGAATAACGGCATTGACCGTGGTCTGCTGGAGCATGATCTCGGAAGCCCAGATGTGATAAGGGTCACGGCTATCGCGCCACGGCAGGGAGCGCTGGTGTTTCTGATACCAGCGCGTCAAATCACGGGCAAATATTTTCCCACTGTCGGTTTTAAGCATGGTTGATGAGGTCTGCAAAAAGGTCGGCGATCACGGGATGCTGACCAACGGGGGTTATGATCAAAAAACGCACGCGCGGGTATTTGTTTTCAGCTTCATGGACAAGGACGGGGATGTCCGTATCCACATGCCGGCCGGAATTGAGAAAATTTAATAAAACAGTGACCTGATCCGCTCCCTTGTTGACACAAATGTCTATGCCTTCCGGGATACTTGGGGATTCCAGTTCCAGAAAAGCAAATTCAAAAATATCCGTTTTGACGCGTTTTCTTAAGGTCTCAACGAGCGCGGACACCTCTTGTTTTGTCTTCGCCGAGCGGCTGCCGTGGCTGACTAATAGGATCGCTTTCATAACATTATGTACGGGCGACCCGGCGGGTCGCCCCTACTATTTCCAAATTACCTTTAACGGATGCGACGAACGGCTGACCTTAAGTGTTGAACCGAAAACGAACGGCAGACAAATATGAGAACCGTCCACGTATACCACCCCTTCACGCATCAAGGAGGTGATCCTGATATTTTCCCGGTCGCGGATAATCCCGCCTTTCAAATGGTATCCGGATCCGCGTCCGTGATACAGCTCACGCGGCTTATATTGCAATTGCCTGCTTTGTGGCGGCAAAACGCGGCCTCCAGCCGAACGGATGGCACCGGTGGAACCGGCGGCCGTGGATATCCACACCCCCGATGATCTCTGCTCCTCTTTTTGTCCCCGGAAATGCAAGGCATAACGGCTCATGGCCCCGGGGCTCTGATGGGAAACCAAAATGTCATTGAGGGCCGGATATTTCTTCTTCTGAACTTCGATCTGCATGCGCTCAAGGACCAGAACGCGTGAACGCCCGGCGATCCAACGCGCCAGAAGACCGGGAAAATTATGCGCCGTACCGGCGCAAAAACGCCCCACGCTCCAATACGGGTTAGAGTTGACCCCTAAAACGAATTGCCCCTTCAGGG contains:
- the fumC gene encoding class II fumarate hydratase; translation: MSFRIETDSMGEVKVPADKYWGAQTQRALENFKIGGDQFPPEFIRAFGILKKAAALVNQELGLLSADKARLIVQAADEIIEGKLNAHFPLVVWQTGSGTQMNMNANEVIANRAIEIAGGVMGSKKPIHPNDDVNKAQSSNDTFPTAMHIAALEDIHRRLVPMVKKLRDALQKKSVEFKDIIKIGRTHLMDATPLTLGQEFSGYVQQLTNGLERIDAALPRLYELALGGTAVGTGLNTHPQFAVKSAEKIAQITGKPFKTARNKFEALAGQDALVELSGALNTLAVSLIKIANDVRWLGSGPRSGIGELHLPENEPGSSIMPGKVNPTQCEAMTMVCVQVFGNHTAVTFAGASGNFELNVYKPVTIFNVLNSIRLLGDACASFTDHCVVGIEPNRANIQKHLDDSLMLVTALNPHIGYDNAAKVAKKALAEGMTLKQAVVALGLLKSEEFDRIVRPQDMIGPKP
- a CDS encoding SPFH domain-containing protein, translating into MENFYFLIIFAVIVFFMGIRIVRPTHRGLVERFGKYLRFASPGFNWIIPIVENMYQINITEQLVDAETQEIITNDNLNAKVDAQVYFKVKPDEQHVKNCQYNVGNYQWQIVNLARTTLRNIIGTMTLKSANSERGRINTELHTILGRETANWGLDIVRTELKEIDPPKDVQETMNKVVKAENEKIAAIDYATAAETVADGQKRAEIKKAEGIKQARILEAQGEAQAIQLVNEAAQKYFVGNAQVLRKLEAVEKALAHNSKIVVPANSELTNVIGDLAGVMPIK
- a CDS encoding leucyl aminopeptidase, translated to MISFIPKAKFNKDAAVILLTAGQKHPRLKKELEKGEVFPILEGKRLSLFVGLGKTQKLSLTEVRVNTRKALLSPYIKSARTVEVVPHASDENTVKAIIDGISIGTYVWDKYKSRPKDDKTFKNKHIIIAVPESKALRQAVTICEGVRLTRDLINDNADTVTSQYLEKTVRGLIKGKKNASLQVLNEKELKRHGLNFHLAVNQGSRKEPKLIIVKYHGGPKGQPYTAIIGKGMTFDTGGLNLKSSNHIETMRIDMSGAGAVCGILKNVLALGIRKNLLFVLSIAENAIGSGAYKPGDVITGYAGKSVEIGNTDAEGRLVLADAFAYVVKNYKPATMIDMATLTGACVVALGFDYSGLFSNNDDLARSLVRASNDTDDRAWRLPVYPELKNYIKSPIADLKNTSSVRGAGACTAAEFLRQFTNDTPWAHLDIAGSAYVEGPCRMYYGHGATGAGVRLLTHYLLNS
- a CDS encoding citrate synthase, whose amino-acid sequence is MSERISLNIDGKKLDCPVIVGTEGEKAIDIAELRAATGYITMDPGFGNTGSCKSAITYLDGDKGVLRYRGIPIEQLAEKSTFVETAYLLIYGHLPTQKEVDVFSSAFNEHSMIHEDMKNFFNAFSSSAHPMAILSAMVCSMSAYYPTMIKENPNKGDIDRIAVQLLSKVRTISAFSYKKSIGEPFVYPRHDLKYVPNFLNMMFSSPTKSYQIVDEVVQALRVLLILHADHEQNCSTSTVRLVGSSHANLYASISAGICALWGPLHGGANQAVIEMLQDIHADGGGVDKYVARAKDKASGFRLMGFGHRVYKNFDPRARIIKEKADELLNKLGIHDPLLDIAKRLEEAALKDEYFISRKLYPNVDFYSGIILRAIGIPLRMFPVMFAIGRMPGWIAHWKEMIEDPATKIGRPSQIYTGEPKHDYVPLEKR
- a CDS encoding GTP-binding protein; the encoded protein is MNTQREQMNVVIVGHVDHGKSTLVGRLLADTGSLPEGKVEAVKKQCERNAKPFEYAFLLDALKDEQAQGITIDTARSFFKSAKRDYIIIDAPGHIEFLKNMISGAARAEAALLVIDAHEGIKENSRRHGYVMRFLGIKNVAVCVNKMDLVQYDQKVFEQIKADYTKFLHEIDLKPQSFIPIAAFHGDNVAVASKNMPWYRGPNILEVLDSFPKQAPLHTQVFRMPVQDIYKFTEEGDKRRIIAGRVESGTVRAGDEVVFWPSGKKNRVRSVEYFNGPVRQEAFAGQSAGLTMDTEFYIRPGEVMVKASEKLPQVSQKFKANVFWMGKQPLVQGKVYKLKIASQQVPVVVSQILHVLNAAELVSSQKSYVDRHEVGECVFEAMKPVAFDLANDIAATGRFVLVDQYEIAGGGIILAPVFDSDSSLKEHIRKREYGWERSQITPDDRARKYGHKSAFILITGKVDAGKQRIAKDLEEKLSNLGKFVYFLGVSNQLALASQDSKDKVLGKFEHLQQLGELAHLMTDAGLVLITSITDIDDHELGLLKTLNYPNRTFVVNVGENRFNASDIDLDLVENEDSGQAVKKIVDLLVKAVVLDPEYMI
- the cysD gene encoding sulfate adenylyltransferase subunit CysD, with the translated sequence MDKLDALESQSVYILREAYREFKSLVMLWSIGKDSTVLLWLARKAFFGHVPFPLVHIDTNYKIPEMIQYRDELAMKFKLNMIVGQNTEALKAKKTFPDGAIDRIACCKALKTDALKNTLSGAWPRKRLNHKTGQYETDTNIEPYTGVIVGARADEEGSRSKERYFSPRDRNSDWDVGDQPPELWNQFKTDFAPGTHIRVHPLLDWTELNIWEYIERENVPITKLYFDQGDGKRYRSLGCYPCSFPVDSKAKNVADIVKELREGKFKNIAERSGRAQDKEDNGGLETLRREGYM
- a CDS encoding phosphoadenylyl-sulfate reductase, encoding MTFKEKIPELISATKGLDAQGIIQWAFKTFGNRVVFATSLGEEDQVITDMIARVAPGIEIFTLDTGRLYQETYDLLAKTQKRYSQVTFKIYYPDTKAVEEMVAAKGINLFYESVENRKTCCGVRKVEPLRRALSNADAWITGLRRSQSLTRSEATIFEWDEVNGKIKINPLVDWSLDQVRDYIKKNKVDVNPLHAKGFVSISCAPCTRAIKPGEDIRAGRWWWEQPEQKECGLHKK
- a CDS encoding Rrf2 family transcriptional regulator, whose protein sequence is MKISAKIDYACRAILELALHWPVTTPLQAQKIAKRQKVPMKFLVHILIDLKESGYVDSIRGKNGGYVLLKKPADVKLSDIVRHFGGLGFSEAVPKTKGHVMDAMWQEVQTSVNHALEGINFEDIRNKHMSQSKTVSYDI
- a CDS encoding DUF2061 domain-containing protein, with amino-acid sequence MKNNLIVRDKKWRSMAKAASWRMTGTMDTILISWLITHKLHIALSIGFVELFTKLVLYYFHERAWEHVKIGRVMADYEI
- the mutY gene encoding A/G-specific adenine glycosylase; this translates as MLKTDSGKIFARDLTRWYQKHQRSLPWRDSRDPYHIWASEIMLQQTTVNAVIPYYERWLKTFPTVFDLARADIHDVLKAWQGLGYYARAKNFHKAAGLVVDDHGGKLPADPVVVRSLPGFGPYTTGSVLSIAYDARLPIIDANVRRVVMRLLALPGEADTQQDKKVTAFLEKVLPRKGVGDFNQALMELGALVCRSKEPLCLLCPVRPYCSAYTKGKQEIIPKPKQKIIKDIETVIAVIRHKGKFFIQKRPSKGLLADLWEFPGGKLEKGESAREALSREIQEELGIKIVDARHLFDVRHFYTTFRVKLSVWAAETASLPGTDQTHRWVLSRDFVQYPMPSGTVKVIEKLMSKNS
- a CDS encoding CbiX/SirB N-terminal domain-containing protein, which encodes MKAILLVSHGSRSAKTKQEVSALVETLRKRVKTDIFEFAFLELESPSIPEGIDICVNKGADQVTVLLNFLNSGRHVDTDIPVLVHEAENKYPRVRFLIITPVGQHPVIADLFADLINHA
- a CDS encoding NAD(+)/NADH kinase → MSHSKVLLFYKKTSYDHYFLAGKKRSSTLKKLLAPRDLKRFLDTHQLHYATLAGVEKALRLRGVRYERFCRGKAFDPSGFGLVITVGGDGTFLEAARALKGQFVLGVNSNPYWSVGRFCAGTAHNFPGLLARWIAGRSRVLVLERMQIEVQKKKYPALNDILVSHQSPGAMSRYALHFRGQKEEQRSSGVWISTAAGSTGAIRSAGGRVLPPQSRQLQYKPRELYHGRGSGYHLKGGIIRDRENIRITSLMREGVVYVDGSHICLPFVFGSTLKVSRSSHPLKVIWK